Within the Salvia hispanica cultivar TCC Black 2014 chromosome 4, UniMelb_Shisp_WGS_1.0, whole genome shotgun sequence genome, the region TTGGTTTGTCCAAGACATAATCAATTTTGTCATGCCTTAGCACCAAGCGCAAACAACGGAGCCAATCCGTGAAATTTGACCCAGTCAACTTGTGTGTTTCCATCAAACACTTGTAAGTCAAGTTTGACATTTTATCTGAACAGAAAAATACaatgaaaagtaaattataaaagcATACAAAGATCACATTCGTATCACTAACCAAACAAGGGTTTATTGTATTGATTAGCTCCCactaattttaacatatattatgtcccccaaacataaaatacgaatttacatcaaatataaattttataggTCCAAGATCCAAGTCCATATCATTGCAGCCCCTGCTTTGGCTGATCACTACAATAATATTACAAGGTAGGCCTCCAAGCCAATTGCAACAactattttgcaatttttggtttattaATCCAATTAATATGCATCCATAAACTATTTAGGTCGCTTTGGCTTTACTAAACAATTTAAGCAAGTCAACTCCATCACACGATGCCAACCATGCATCTATGAATGAGCCTAGGCCTTGTGGATTTAGAGTAAACGCTTTGGCGTAAAACTCGTGGTCGAAAAGGCTAggaaaatcaaacaattatgATGGACGATGCGTTTGTTTCAAAAACAAgacttatattttatgggGAAAAagtgtgatactagttatgtgaatataatatccaatattaaatttcaaacaatTACTGGGCACCGCCTACCCAGACATAGTATAACACGGACTACACATACTGGGCGTCGCCTACCCAGACATAGTATAACACGGTCTCTAACTactatagttaaaataaataagcataAATCAAATAGCTTACTTATCAAATAAGATATCAAATAATgctcaacaaataaaatcaaattttattctcaAATTAAATGTGGATTAACCGATTATATTAactccaaattaatataattgcatgtttaatattaattctaaattaataaaactatacaacaatttattaatctaaCTAATAAACTACGTTTCTGTAACATGTTTTATATAATTagtctaattaattatatgtctctgtcatttcaattaaataacatCCGAAATAATTACTCACAAAACCATCTTGCTTGAAAAATTTGTAAACTTTGAATCAGATTTTAATAcggaattttttttgtaaaataataaagttttcttttgtcagaatataattttctttagaAATACTTAGGAATCAACAAACAAATCCCAATTCtaataaacaattattttCCATAATATCCTATCATGTTCGAAACGAGAAAGGTGAACATACGAGAAAGGTGAAACCTAATTCCatgatttgattttacaaAACCCAAGTAATTTTCATTATGTACTTGTTCAAAACATGTGTAATTACACAAAAGTTAgatgtaattaaatttcattatgaAACCCCAAAAGTTTTCGGATCGTAGATTTCCAGAAACGAAATTAGAAATCTAATTTCTCATTCCAACACAATTACGTAAATCTAATTTTATCCCAATCATATAAATACGATTAATCCACAAGTAATTagcaaattcaaaattaattatgaatcgaGCCTCGGGCTCTGTTACCACTGTTGGATTTTCTTGTAGTCATCTAATGAGCACAGCGGAAATTGCATACAAGAATAACAGATctagattcataatcatattgcaagttgagcatgtaaaacacaacggaactaaatcttacttgttgtgttgttttcttcTGCGATTGAATCCTGCAAGTTGAATCCACTACTATCGAGGTCCACGTGCAATCCAATCCGATGCAGGAACTATCCCGGTACAATTGCTCCGTAGAAGAATGCTAGGAATTCTCTCTACAAAGCTTTacgtattttctctctaatgttaCGCTATTTCTCATGCCCCACAATGGAGAATAAATAACCATTATATAGATGAAGAGTCACTAGGGTTCCACGATTGTTGGGCTTATGGACTAATATAATTGTAGCCcaactataactaattaatccATATTAATCTAATTCTAGCCCATTTCCTTTCAAAATCAACGTGTAAAGCAGCTTTCACTAAAAAAAGCCACTTTCACTGTATATaggaaaaatatagtattgcTGAAGagattttacatttattttgacATTGATTTGGTTAAGAACTTGAGattaattataacttttatattttctaaggtCTCTAATACGAGTATCATGTAGTAGCACGGCCAAGATGACGAGGTAGCCGACTCACCCATGCCCACAACAACAACGATCAACAATCGACCATGTCGCCAGATTCCCTCTCCACTATATTTAGATTTTCCTTGTCggtttatttatgaaatacaACAATGAGCCAAGCCACATAGGgtctagattttttttcataaacttGAAATATGTTCAGGCCATGACTCGATGGTGAGCTAAAAGCCCAACAACACAAACGAACCAAAGTCACCATAACAGAATACAAAACTAAGAAAAGCAGGGTATGAGGCTTCCAAAAACACCCCACGATCCTCACAATACCAAGCAAAGACCAAAGCAAAAAGCAAGGAGAGCAACCAAGAAAACGGGTGCTGCATCCGAACAACAAGAACAAGAGAAggcaaaacaaaacaacaaaaagcgACACATCTTACAAAACCACCTGGACCGAGGCAGAAAGCCAGAAACAACTGACCTACCATTAAAAAGGATGAAAGAGTGAAGCCGTACCAAAACCACATTCTAATAAGTCATCAAGTTGTATTTCTATTGGGTTCTTTAGTTCTTTCCACCACCTAATATTGCTTATGTCGTCTTAAACCTGGTTAGATGAAAGGGAGAGACAGGACACCAACCTCTAATCCACGTACCATATAGAGTCTAGATAAGTATAATAGGactattgtattttatttccattaagCAATACAAAACGTAGTTCATATTTGTCCTCCCTCTCTCAATCAGAGTTTCAAAAAACCTAGTTTCACCGTCTCCCTCTTCACTCCCTTGTCGAATGTCGCCAGTCTCGCATCCTCTCGGTGACCTTCTCCACCTGATACAAACCTCCTATTCTCTCTCGATGGATGAGTGTAGCATCAAGGTTTAAACTTtatgaaagtaaaaaaatttcaattaatttcattaagtacaagtaatataattatgaatacaattacTCTATAGGCAATATTTTGATTGTTACTATACAAGTGTGTATCTAATATTAACATATGCACATATATACCTATAATTTGTCTTATAATGAATATCAAGTAATGTATCTGTCAAATTATGTACTCCCAATTTATGTCCGGTTGAGAATGTTTTTTATTGTGTTAGTTGATGTGTCTCGTGGTCAGGTCATCATgagttttccatttttattagtaCGGTTTTACTTAAGTGGTAGGGATTTTCTTCACAAGAATTTAGCAGACCATTGCCTTTGCCTCTTACAGGGTGTGCCTAAGAATATAGTGTAATTGGGTAAAGTCTTTGGATTTATACgtatttttatcaaatataacatacagtattatttttaaaaatacagtAACATATTCTAACAAAGAACCGGCTACTGATATCCATTATCTTTGATATGAAAACTTTTTCCATTGAGTATCTCGGACGAAAGTAATAAACAATAgacgtcaaaatttggaaaaacaaaaatcccaTTATTTCCCTGTCTAGTGATTGGCCAATGTGTATGGATATGTGGAAAGAAATATTAGATCTGTTTTGGACTGTTATGgccttattttaattttatgcgAGTGCGTgagtgtgtgagagagagtgtgAATGAGGCAGacagatttaattaatttgtactaCTAAAAGGTAAAATAAGCATATAATGAGAGTTAGTGTACATCGGATCCTTCGCCTAGCTACTGTTTGAACGCCTCCAccttctcctctctctctcatcttaATTTCTTCCCAGCCGAGGAGAAATTCCCCAAGGAGAGAAGACCAAACTGCCAAATAATATGGTTAGTCCATAATTTGATTTCGTAGAATCATccatctatttaatttaacacccttctctctctcttcatgtGCTCAGAAACCCACCTGTTTTCATCATTTCTGAGGAGGATGTCTGCCAATCCGCATATAATCCCAGTCgatgatcaacaaaaaatcacaatttcaGATGCtcaaaaatcagaaaatcTCGAATCCAAAGCCGATCAAATCGAGGAGAAAGAAGACGAGAGTGAAGTCACAGTATCGCACAGAGAATCAGACGCCGACGAAGGCGGCGGATTCAAAACCCCGACCTCCTCGGATCACAAAATTCCGCCGATCACGGAGTGCCCGCCGGCGCCAATGAAGCCccgcccgccgccgccgaggCTGAAGCGAAAAGCATCATCGCCGCAGCCGGCCGAGATCGAATCCGTATTCCGATCGATCGGTAACGACCAAGACGACGCACACCGCCACAAAGTGAAGAAAGCTCGGAATGAGGATGGAGATGAAGACCGATCGTAGTAGGTTAATTTGTAATTGCTACCAAAAATTGAACTTCATTTTCtcacattcttttttttttttacttcttcCGCCTGTTGTAATGTAATGTGCTCCCACAGCTCATGATTGGTATACTACATTTACATTGGGGGAGGAGTAATTATATATCgttgtaaaattttaattttaatttcgtgAAATGTTGTTACTAGTTTAGGTACAAAAATCGGTGGAAAAAGAGGTGAGAAAGGCTTGTAAACTTTTTCTTAGCTTAGCTTCTTTTGCAATCAAGGTTTTTATGTTGTGAAAAGTCCTACTCCTATTAGTCcaatctttcttctctcttgattttatttctggtattattgattttgatgattaaaatatttaggcCAGCATAAACCTTGACATTTTTGTGTATGTACTCCTTAATGTATATAATGCTCATGCATGTGCTTCAAATGTAGGTTTCCTAAAAAAGCTATTAAGCTCCTTTATAGCAAACTCCTTTTTCCGGTAAAGGTACACAGATAAATTAGGGTAAACTGTATTAGAGTATCGACATTTAATTATGGGCTGAGTTGCTTTAGCAGTTCCATAATTTGCTCTACCATTATGTCACATTCTATCCATtgttttttgatgaaatattactaataaattgaaaaaatgaaaaacgatGAACACTACTAGTATTATGTCACTACGAATCATTAATATCAGTTTTGGAGTACTATGTCGTGAATATATTGGTCGAAAAATAGTGGTATAGGGTCAAAAGGATTAAAATTGcatgcaaattttaattaagataatCTTTGAGAAGTAATgtcaaaagaaaattactcCGTATAATTTAAGATCTAATGTtgccatttaaaaaaaaaaaaacactaccCCCTAATCGACTACTACCTCCCCACAAAGTTAATTACTTGGATAATTCATCtcacttttttattcaaatttatgaaaagttttaCTAGGCATTGAATTTGAGGAGGGAGGGATGTCTGCGTTGAGACTAGGCAGTTCTTAATGCCGAGAGGGTTTCTTATTACCTTTTAAAATCTAGGCTTTCttgaagaataaaaataagtagagATATTTGTTAAATCGTCATTGttctaataattaaaacaattttaaaatttaattattcctATATAGCTCGAAGTAGGATGTGCACGGGATCACTAATTTCGAAgagattaatttttgaatattataatgGGAGAatcaatttattcataaatctTCGCGTGATTTGTGGATTGCAGTCCTtgaatagtactactaataataaacGCAATGGTTTATCGTGTGTGTAAGTGTGATTTGTGTCACTAATTATTTACTCAGGGATGCCAAAACAATAATGATTGAGATAGCATATACTCGGCAGCAAtcagataaaaatattttcctctATTTAATTTGGCAAGTATGCATCGAGCAAAAAGATAAGGCTATACCGTGTACAGCACAAAATATGGAGTTATAATAGacagaaaatatatattcctaTATAGAATAATGCACATGCTTCCCGTTACTTCTtggtaattaaattatttaaaatggcATCTACGAGGTCACACgtataaatttaattgcaGATGCTTATGAGTAGCGTATATACAGTGGTTAAATAAACACAAGTTATCagcttgttttatttaatagcAATGTAtggtagtatattttatagtagCTTGGACCTCCGAACAATTGTTTTTGTTGGATCCGTCGGAATTTATGCGtgttcaataaatactataataaCTAGTAAATACATATATCAATATAGATTAGATTAGATTAGTTAAGGTCTAATcatgtatatttaaatataaatttgaaaatgaatcCCATTCCCATCGAACTGTTCcttttgttagtaaagtgTTAATAAACTCGAAATTGAATAATACTTCCCCCatccatgaaaaatatgaCACTTTCATTCTCTAcactcgttttaaaaaaataataataaatagttaaagtagaagTACAGGAGAGAGAATACTATAGAGAGGTCTCTTtgtctatattattctctctctaaattttcttactctccactttaactatttattactcctatcatttttttaaaatgagtgcagaaaatgaaagtgatctacttttcgtggacggaggaagtaaaaAAAGTGTGTTTGTTCTATTCTGGTTTACATTATCTTTTAATGTTGTTGGAATTTTCGATACCAATATACGAGGTTGTGGGCTTAATACGAGTTAACCAAAACCACTTTGGGCCTGTAAGTCCATCACCCCCGTTAATTCTCATCATAAAATAGAACGTAGTATGATCCTTAAAATTATGGAAGATATATAGACGTTGAAAGAAAAGTGATTGTAATCACAATCGAAAATCATGGAATCTATCCACCATTTCTTTCTCTCCTAAATACGGTAATGTCCTAGTTTCCCTCACCATCTCTCCATCCCAACTCGCAAAACATTGCCATAATTTTTGAAAGTCAATTCCACAAGACTAGAAACTCTATGCATTTcctgataaatattttagaatgAATCGAACGGTGAGCATAAGCTTAGATGACGAAGACTTCTTCGACTCATGCGACAGATTGTCGTCCGTGGTGGCCTTGGACCTGGCCTCCCTAGAGGACGACGATGACGAATTCTACGATTCCAGCCGCATGTCCTTCGCCCGCGGCACCTCCATCAAGCGCATCTACTCCATCGCCCCGGTCAGGCCCGACCCCTCCTCCGCCATCCCCCCTGCCTACGACATGTGGATCGCCGAGCCCGGCGACCTCAAGGAGCGCCGCCAGCGCCTCCTCCAAGGCATGGGCCTCGTCAGCAACAAGGACCTCCTCCGCCTCGCCACCTCCAATGTGGTCCGCACCGTCTCCATCCAGACCACCAACGCCCCACTCTCCCCCTCCCCCGCCCCCGAACCGGCCAGCAGCAACGACCAGCCACCACAAAACGAGGTAACAAAAACGGTGGCTGTGCAGCTGCCGGTGCGGGCGATCGTGCTTGTCCGGTCCCGGTCTGACGCGGACATAGACATGTTCTCCACCAAGACGAAGCAGAGGAAGCTGGACTTGCTAGGGCCGGTGTCGAAGAACAAGCTAATCCGGACGATGTCGGGGCAGCTGGTGCCGAGCACCTCCAGCGCCATTCAAGTGGTCAAGGATACAGCAACAGagcatcaccatcaccatcagAGGAGCGGATCGGACAGCCTGAACCTGGTGGAGGACGCTGCTCTCGGATCCTTCGTCCTCATCAAGAATCTCGACACGGGCAACGATTTCATCGTGAAGGAGTACAACGACGAGGGATGGAACAAGCTCAACGACCTCCACACCGGGAAGCAGCTGACCATGGACGAGTTCGAGATGTCGGTGGGCACCTCCCCTGTCGTGAAGGAGCTCATGCGCCGCGCCTCCaagaagcagcagcagcagcagaagAAGGACTCTCACTTCACCAAGAGCTTCCGGAGCAGCACCAGGAAGGGCTCCGCCATTTTGAGGAATCTCAAGGGCGCTGCCAGCGGGTTTCTCGTGGTCGAGAAGA harbors:
- the LOC125223840 gene encoding uncharacterized protein LOC125223840; this translates as MCSETHLFSSFLRRMSANPHIIPVDDQQKITISDAQKSENLESKADQIEEKEDESEVTVSHRESDADEGGGFKTPTSSDHKIPPITECPPAPMKPRPPPPRLKRKASSPQPAEIESVFRSIGNDQDDAHRHKVKKARNEDGDEDRS